From the genome of Athalia rosae chromosome 3, iyAthRosa1.1, whole genome shotgun sequence:
tacgcgataaataatttcatttcattttttttttttcatgttttttctttatctttttcatgTGTACATTACtgatacttatatatattgtGTCATTTCTGTATATGCGTGCGCTTACattcaacgaatgaatataagtacacgcatgtatataaaatgatttaatatgtataattctaTATTCCGATAGCATACAAAAGGATACAGGCACACAAATATCAAATATGCAtcctgaaaattcatcgttaatatataattacactcattttactatttttaacattatatatgtgtgtatgtgtgtgtgtgtgtgtgtgtgtgtataatatataacccattaatattatacaattatttacaattttcataactattactattattattgttgtatattttttttctagttttgttCATCTTCATACGAACGCGCGTATAGTATATCGtatcgtgtataggtatattcgtaaTATCATTATGCATACATAAATTACAGTATTATTTACAgttgatgagaaaataataggaaatgataattatggtaatactaacaataataatagtaataatcataacgacaatgataataatgatataatgataatacaTTCCGATTGTTCCTCTACCACGTCGTGGACGTACGCGGTTATAAATAATCGcgtctgaaaatttatcacaaatATTAGCGAAGAATATGTACGTAGATTATGATGAATgaaagcaaaagaaagaaaatggggaaaaacgTCGTAGCGACACGGTAATATAATGTGAAGCTAACGCAATCGTATAGTATTCGAATGTCGTGGAAATGATTTTACTTCTTCTCTAGTCGTTCACGCTATTTGGGCGATAAATTGACGAATggattaacattattatttttattatcataatcgTTACAAATAATTACCGTTCGATcactatataaatataaaatatactctagtgaaatgaaatataataattattgcgatgaaattattactaCAATTGTtagaattattaatatttcgtatattaattaattattacttgctcgatatatatatatacatgttatgtatatttgttctttatttcatttcaccacGAGTTCTACAGATCGgctatgtacacgtgtacatacacatatccatttatacgtgtacgtatttttttaatctcattaGTATTGTTTAATttctatttgaaatttatttattgtgtgcatagtatatgtatatgatttgTTTTCAGCATACACATCGAGTGATGATGTTCGTTGCGGCACGCGATTTTATTAAtcaattgattgatcgatcaatcaatggATGCGATccgattaattaatcatcaCGAAAGGCGTTGTTGACTCATTTTtaattgttcttattttttcggtTGTTTCATTCCAATTTACTTAATAACTTCATAATTTATACGGCTAACAATATGATCGTGTGTCGTCTACTagaaatatgtataccgtTATTAATTTTCGTCGTACTTATATTATTCATTCTAAATAttagtatataatgtatacctcatatatataattgatatttcatgtatgtatatacgtatgctaCAATTACGATGCGTATTAAATTTTCAcggtttatttatatataactacgtaatgatttttttttttttatctagtttttaccatttttatcGATAACAACGTAGCTTTTGTAcgtattttaattatcaattattctaTATTTACACGAAGCGTTTCAGAAGCTGTCACTTTATCCTAAACACGTGTAGATCGATCGCGGTGTTCTCGTAACGTACGGTGTGGGTAGGTAATTAATATTCGATCGTAATcgtaggaaataaaaaaattaatttacgcTGCAATTGAGATGTGCATAACAGGCATTAgtaaaatagaatagaaagaagaaaaaacagtttTCCGATTAACgtaatcatttttataatattcagAATGTTcagtttattcatttatttagtttttttttttttttttttttcaattcaattttatttattaaatcgTTTTCATCTATAGTTTATTCGATATAGCTGCGTGAGTTTACGTAGAgtcgttgtaaattttttcatctctcgttAGATATAGTTTCAGTTACGAAGCTTTTAgtaggatattttttattttcaatttttctcttcttttttctatgtttAAGGATAAAATACGATAAAGATATAgcgttattataatatgtgTAAGAACGTGAAATCTTGTCGTTTTGTTATCACAATGTGGTCGGGggtcacgtacatatatttaaatacaaatttcatttttttattcttagttttttctcttttaatttcattgtcttctcattttattcatttattctctcttattgtttttattgttattgttgtctCATCCCTGTATTGTCGATTCCTACACTGGACTTTGGATTTCTTCGTTGCATGAAGGCGATGTCGGCAgatagatttaaaaaatatatgatttcgaaaaacggaagagaagaaaaaacgatttGGAAATAAGAAACGATATCGATTGTTCTCATCGTTGAACTTTTGCTTAATATTATCGTATtcgtaggtaaaaaaaaaaggaccaaaaaagaaatcgaaaggaGCTCGGTTAAGCTGAGATCAGCGCGCGTTCGTtgcgaaaatttgacgaagaaGAAACCAATGTAagtcttattttttctatcgtgAGAAAGGCAAATgagtgaagtaaaaaaattagaatgcGATATCAAATACATACATCAAcggaaattttatatttctacgcgatatatatctataatatttaatcatttatatatttatatcgatcaaaggtatataaataatataattgcatattttttttattaaattcttcATAATCCTACTCACGTCGAATAGCGCGTATATTGTTCGATTgttcctccccccctccctaaTTATGTATCGCGAGTATAGATAACAGGGTgggttccaaaaaaaaaactaaaaactttttttttaaatatacatatatatacacataaaaaaATGCAGTGACGTCAGTCTTTGTGTGAAATTTCTTGTCTCacttaaatatatatgttataataatatagtttATACCGTAATATCTCTTCGCGAGAAACTCACCGTCGTCCTACTATATAATTaaacgattaatttttatatcatataggagtcaattttttgttcattcttaTCTTATTTCTGTCATTTTCGTAACATTGGGCTATAGTATAATGTATGGGGATGagggtaataaaaaattcgggTGAATTTTATACcagggaaggaaaaagaataagggGGTATCGGATACGCCGGGCCTCGATACACTCAAGAGGTTTATCTCCTCGACTTACAATCGCGGCTACCGGTGCGCagtttttcttgaaaaaaaaaaaaataaaaaaaaaaaataagaaaactttTGATCCACGAAAATTGTACGGATCACATCGGAACTCGGTCACGTTCTCAGCCTCTTATACAGATCCTTCCACTCCCGCTGCACCctcctttatttcttttctttttcctccgccTTTCCTCCAGGAACTGAAGATGGGACACTTCATCGTCCTTTTTCAACTATATTCTCCTCCCCTGTCGTAGGGCGATgaatttcctccttttttttttcttttccacccgATTGCTGGATGCTGCTCGAGGACCTCGGGCAACGTGGTACTTTAACGTCTATAAGGTTTCCTTTCTCGTTCTTCTATTCtcttttgtttgaattttttttcttctctctttctttctttcttgctatttctctttttgtatTTCTCTATGCGTAACGATGCAGGGAATGCTCCCGGCGTTTACTACCGCGTCTTTCGCGCTCCGAAATCGGCTCGGGACTCGGAGGACTTGAGTACGTTAGATTGTTTGATCCCCTCGGGGGTGGAGCGCACATTGGCGGCGGAGGAGGCGGAAAGAAACTCTGTAAGCACGCCTGTCGACACATACACCACATACCTGGTTAAACGCCCGTCCGAAATACGGCTGGATTCATGCGATAAATACATTTCGTCCGATAAGACGAAAGAGACGTTAATGatagaatgacaaaaaagtgCAAGGCGAACTGACGATCCTACAAATGTAAGTTGAACGCAACCCCTTCAGGTCCGAAAAGTTTGACGTTTATATATGTAGGTGAAATCGACTAAATTAATTACCTTCGCGCTGCCCCTCGAagaagactttgaaaatacgcTATCCTGGTCACTGCTGACACTCGGGACCGGCATCGGTACGGCGTAGTCGTAAGTGGCATCTGTAACAGgaaacgaacgatcgaatttCACTTCGTGTTTTTTCCTGTGcacagtttcatttttttttttcttttttttcttttctttttttcgttttttggctaccgaaattgaaatacataCGATATGCCGGTAATGAAACGTACTCGGAAACTCACCGGAATGTTCTACGTTGTCGTGGAGGTCCTTGTTGTCTATGACGACCGTGCTGTAACCGTAATACGCGGCGTGTGGAGGTTCCCTGTATTTGTCGTGAAAGGGTTCCTGGTACTCGTCGAGTCTGACGTCGCCCAGAAGACGGTCGTTCAGGTCCCTCGGTAACGTGGTTAATTTCGCACCGGCGTACCTATCGTCGAGTTCTTCCACCCTGTAGGTCATCAGCGAAGGATCTTTTTCGGTTGTACCGTAGGCTGATTCCGGTGACAGATGCTGATGGTTTCCCGAAGGAATTGCTCCCTTCGCGCCCAAAGGActggcgaaattttttctctgccTGTGCCGTGACACTATTAAGAATATCGCTACGGCGAGTAGGAGGATAACGGCGGTCAGGACGCCGATTATCACCGCCATGTACGTCGGGTCGTCCTGCTTCGCCGTTGATACCGGAACTTCGGCTTGAAGCGGCGTGTCTCGGGCTGAATTTCCGCGGTCTTTTGAGTACGTCGCTTGGGTAGACGGAGGCGTTTCCGGGGTAAAGTTACCGTGGGCGATGTCTGTACAggggatgaaatgaaagagaaatgatACTTCGATCCATCGACCACCACCCCCTTCTCTTCTTTAGGCGGGGTATATTTCTATGGACTATGAGAGGAGGAACCGAGGCACGAGGGGCTTCGTGAAACAATAGAATAAGCGCGGTAGGAACCGTGCCTGGAATCGACCCTGTTCCTAATTTTAAGCCGAAAGAGGAGCAAGGAGCTggggaaagaggaagaggaggaggaggagggagaaggagaggaggGGAGGAGGTCACCCCGGCGAAAATGCCTGGCTGGCATTTTCAAGCGGGATACCGAAGGAGGTGGGTAGGCGGGAAttcgataaatgaatataaacgCGAAAGGGAAATGAGGATGACGAACTTTAGCGGTAATTTAATCGCTCACAGCTATCGCTGTGTACAAGGTATTCGAATTTGTGATATTAACTTACCGGAATCGAAAGTAATCTCGCTGATCATCATCCATTTCGCGGCGAAGGTAAATCttaattttgcaaatttccCTATACGGTGATGAAGTTTTATCGTTATGTTTCGCGACGTTTCGAATATTCTGTCCTCCATCGACGTCCACACTATGGGATCGCCCGTGTAATATTTACCGCCGAAACTGAAGAGCACGTTGACTTCGGCGAATACCTGAAACACACACCATCGCCGAATATAATACGATACCGAGCGGAAAAGTCTCCGAAGCGTTCTCCCATTATCGCGGTTCCAGACGAGGCGAGATGAAATGGCTgcggggggtggaggggtggTTCTCGACGTTGCAAAAATTATACACTCCGCAACCAAGACGATACCGGCTTTTGAGCTTTCAGCCGATGGGATGCGCGAGGAGGAATCGAAACGAGATGAGAAGAGAATTTGAGTAGCCGTATCCAACTACCGGCGGTACCGTACTGTTAGATGGATTTCAGAAGGTAACCGCTGCAGGCAGTTTCCACTTTGAAGTGCTGTCTTTCAGCGGGTAGTAGCGTGCTTTATCCAGCACGTTGGTTAACAGAAAGGGTCGAACGGTGgctctcctcttttccttttctccgtTACCCCGACTACTCGCTGTACCCTACTACTTCACTacgctctcttctcttctcttttcttcccttctctccTGCGGTGTATCGCATTTGAATACGTGGCATATCTGCGCCGGCTTCCAGTCGTACACGTTTAATACGTAAGGTGGTGGAGGGTGAACATTGCGgaggtatacattatatccGCGAAAGCCGTCGCCGTCGCACAATTGCCGTGCTGGGTAATGAGGCGCTCCATTCAAATAAATCTTGATACCGCCGCGTGTTTTACCGACCATTATACCGTGAAACGTGAAGAGTGCAGAGGCAGTCACTAGTCAgatctctctccctctccctctctcccttcACTTTTCAACTCTTCCACTCGTCGCTTCAATCCTCCGAAACTCCGCTACTCCCTCGCACGCTCGTTTCTTCTTCACGCTCTTGCATCGCTTGCCCCGCTTTCTCCTATTACATCCCCGCATTGTTCGACGATACTGCTGACTTTTAAGTATAACCCCGGAGAGGGTTGGTTGTGTTCCGCAGCGGGTTAACTTTACGTTACGTTGTcacattcttttttccccactaTTTCGGCGCCAGACCGAATCGATtcaagaaaaaaggaaaaaaaaaaaaaaaatacacccaCCCCCGCCATTTCGAATTCCCCCCGTAACGGTCGAGcgacgagttgaaaaaaagaattgcgaCGTCGCGATCGCGTATGCTCACCTGAATTTCCTTGGTGAACTGGTTGTTGCAGAATATGTGAACGGCCGAAAACTCCCGGACCTGATCGAactcgaattttatttcaacgggGTGTCCGGCTCGGGTGTCGTTCCTCCATCCCACCCAGCCCTGGCCCCTGTCCGAGTCGTAGTAGGCCATTTTATAATTGTCGGGTCCGGTTCTTCCGTCGGTGAGTTGTCCGAGACCCCTCAGAAGCTGCACGCCGTCCCAATGCCCGTCGTAAGTGGCGTCGAAGAATTCCCAATTCCCTCTTTTGTCGCCTTGCGGCATCGAGTACGAGACGATACCGTCGTTCCACGGGCATCCGTATATCTCTACCCTCATGCAGACGGTTCGTCTGTGGTAACTGTACGGCAGGAATCTGATCTTGCTCGCCCAGAGGGGCGGTTCGAGGTCGCGTTTCGATTCCAGGTAGGTGTTGGTGTTCCCCTCGATTACCTGGACAGAGTAATCGCTTAATGAATTAGTTCGTTAAAAGGACCACACGcacccgttcgttcgttcgttaggGATCGCGAGAGCGCGGCACCCGCGGCCCTTTTTTTCCTGccctattgtttttttttttttcgaaacggttCGCGTCCCCGTAtcttaatatttatttctcaGGTGCGCGTTGCCGCCACCCACGCGCGTGCCCTCGAAATTGCCCCGACGACACGTGAACACATTTGACAAGCGGTTTGTTAAGGGTGCTATGTGCTTCGAAAGGAGGAGAGAACGCAACGCGTTGTTCGCTCGAGGCTTTGAAAACTCACCTATAATTggttataaattatacgaagTCGGACGAACCCGGAGCGCGCAAACGTCGTCGTACCTACTTATCGCCACTCTTAAAACTTGTAGACAAATTCCTTTTTCGTCGGTTGGGCCGCACGGGCATAAGGTGGACGGATATAAAGAGCGATCCGGTTGAGGAGCGCAGAGGTGCGGCCTCACCGAGGACggttcgaaggaaaaaaaggccaACGCCCAACTTTCGTTATATGTTAATGGACGGCGATGCTCTTGCGCGTATAAGCAGCCCCGACTACcgttttgttcttttattttggaccgtcccttttgttttttctgtttttctgtttttttttgtttttttttccaactaccATTAGGCACCTAGACGTCTGGACCTGATGATCAACTTACACCTCTTCAGCATGTGCAGATGGTAGGTATCGGAAGCTGTTAACAGGCAACAGCTCTTTAGACCCGAAATATAACCGACTCGGACAACAACGGATCGCCTGCAGGACGTCGTGTTCGTTGTTACCCGTTTGCCTCGATCGTTAGGAGAGATCGGAGCAGATAGACATGGAAGCCtttaattatatgtatgtgtttTATACCGGAGGGTCGCCGGGcgcacgataaaaaaaaaggaaaaaaaagaactccgGGAACGACCCACGTCGCGGAGATTAGCGGATCGTTCGACCGTAGAGTACGGACGGactgtggagaaaaaaagaccgaaGTTTTGGCACAgtatttcaacgatttcgtaattttgaaaaatttagcaaATCCGCGATATTTTCGGGATAGGCGAAACCGTTCGGGGTTTACTTGGACGGTGTGAATCGAGCGTATAATATTTGTAGAATGTTTCCCAGCAAGTGGGTATAGGTGAGAGTCGTATCGAAACGGTTGGAACCGTCTGACCTGCAGTATAGGAAGCACGCGACGACCTTCCCTCACTCTATTGATCCGCCCTCCTATACAAATAAGCTCGAaggttttttcccctctccctCCGTCGGGTGAGGAAAGAAGGGGGAATTTCCGCGCTTTACATCGCGAGCAAGGGAAGGAAAACGTGATCGCGTTCTTCGGGAGGAGAGGTTTTCAGGGGTGGAGGGGgccgagggggggaggggtgaagGGAAAATGAAGGGTGAGGTGAGAAATGACTGTTGAAATTTCGCGGCTCTTTTCCACCGCGCGTTGCATGTAGTATATAAATTTCACCTTCGCTCGTTTTTTCCCCAACGTTTTCTCGTTGCAGTTGAATAAAACTTGGGTTATATACGAGCGGCGtggaaaatattatataatcgTCTGCTGCTTTCGACTGAACCTCCACGCGGTGATCTACACGAGGGAAACTACGGGCAGAAATTACGTCTACCGGGgtattgaaatattaaaaatcaatcgtttcACAGGTAGACGTTTACACAAACTGACGGGCCTGGGGGGTGGGCGAGGGTGGGAGGGGTGGGAAAGCTCGACTTCGCAGGAGCAGAAAaccatttttattcaaatgcgGCGTAAGGTAATTCGCGGGTTATCGTTTCACAGCTCTATAGTGCGGCGGTGGTACGTATCCGAAATTGTTATTCTCTCCCCGCACCCACCTCCCTCCTACCCATTTATCTCGATAAcaggaaattggaaataaaactgTTTACGATTATCAGGTGTACGCCGTCTATTTCCCGTTCGGCTATATCAACGTACACGCGCGTACACATACATCGAATACATGCTATACCGCTGctcgataaatatttgatacgaaaatttttttcaacgtggtgtttcgtttttttttttttttttttttttccaaaggtaCGCGATAGcgaaaatcgacggaaattacGTACTGAATAATCCAAGcgtacgaagagaaaaaaacgtaacgaTACAtctaatgataaaaaattcgattaaaGCGTATTTTTGCGATatctctccttcctttttcaggtatattattttcaatatcactACGACATCCGGCTCTtgcgcaatttttcattttaattttttttccactctctctctttctctctctgtccgtcttgcatagcatatttttcaacgtcaatTACCCGGGCGACGCGGACGTTATATTCCCCCCGGGAAAGATACCGGAGGTATCCGAAAATAGATATAACAAAATattgacgatgatgacgacggtgacggtgataatgataatgatgtgaaatttgattaatttttatgcaATTAAGGGCGTACCTCTTCCCCTTTGACGTCTCTGTATCGGACCCATTTGCCGAGTTTCGGTCGCCAGTAGTCCAGGAGATAACCTTCGGCGAATTCGACGCCTTGGCCGTTACCGAAACGTCCTTGAGTAGCGGTCGCTGTGATCATGTGAACCGTGTGCAAATCGATCTCGAGCCACTCTCGCGGTTCGGTGGTGATTTGCTGTTTCGGGCACCAAGCACCTCCGTGGTTCTCCTGGCGTAGTCTGAAATCAGAAACGAACGACCAATGAAACCCACGTAGTTATTAACCACATAAATTCCCACGCGGATCAAAATCATCCCTCATATCCGATCCGACCGCGGAAGGTACGGGATTGATATCCTCGGAATACTACAAGAacacgaaaagaaaatacaacaaaaaaaaaaaacaatagcaTCCCGGATTCCCTGCAGGTCCCTCCTCTATTCATCCTCCCTCACAAATCGAGCGTAAGGAATCCAGATTCTTCCTCCCGAGTCCAGGCATGTTTTTCTTCAGAGACAACCAGGGGATCGAATCAACGCGcgggtgtattttttttttctcttcaccttcGAAGCCGTGAAATTAGGGGGTGAATAagtgtaaatattttcacatttctttcaaataatAGATAAGGTAATTTTTGCGAAAGCGTGACAAGGAAAtgggggggaagggagggggggggaggacggTGGGTCGAAAAGTTTGACGCGTCGTGCTGCAGGGCGTTCAGGGAAAAGAGGGTGGATTGCTTTGATGCACCGGAGAACGTCGGGGACACGCCGTGCGCCACTTAGGGCAAAATATGCggcgaaattataatttattgatcGAGTTAAAAGACCGGATGATATGAATTAAAGATGAGGGGTTCCCCGTGCCACGGGACAGGACAGGGAACTGCCTTATACTACTCTACCGCTAATTGTTTTCCCTCTCTGTAAATTAAAGGTTATTAGTCGCAAtttgcgcgcgcgcgcgctccaCCGGTCCAACTTAAATTCTCACCGCATAGAACACCGCTCTTCCTTCTCCCATCTTAGGTACCCACCTCTCGGTGTTCAACcctttatttataatatgtattaACGAAATTCAACAAACCCGTATATTCATTACTCGCTCCTTCGGTGTATAATtacatttcgttcgtttccttctttcctttttttttcgtttttttttttttttcttcatttatcatttttttttacggggaTGGAAACGAGCAGGTGAGTGCGAGGTATACGGAATTCCCAagtttcgaatttattatcatcgtcattattattatcattattatcgtgaatttgtatcgtattttattttcaaccctccAATTAACCGAGACGTGGGTATACGAAATATTTGCTAAATTAAGAGACCTTGTGTATTTCGCATAGCGCGGTTTgttaattaacgaataaaGCCTTATATCTGCAGCCAAGGTGAATGGCTCGGGTAAGGTTTGAAATAATAAGGCAAAATTTCGTCTGCAATcggatatattttcttcgtgcCTTCGAAGACAGAAATGCGAAATCTGCGTAATTTTTACCGTCCACCCCAATTAGATGGAAATGTGCAACTAATAAAATGTTCGCGAACGCGCGTAATTACGTGCAAAAGAACGTGTAAGAAAatccccgccgccgccgccgccgccgccgctgatCGGGTATGCGAGAATAAATATTCTCTTACGGCATGCGGTGGAgagcaaacgaaaaaaaaaacaaaaaaaaaaaaaaatagagtaaaaagaaaaaaagaaacactttAGACACAGCAAAGCGACGAAAATattcgcgataaaataaagttCTTCCGTGGGATGTGTTGTATGTACGGCGGCAGTTCGCGTTGCGGTATATGGCGTGCGCGGTTCTCTCTGAAGTGTCAGAACGTAAGTGACGCGCGTGGTACACGCAGAAGCTTTGATGGAAGTTGAAGgcgcggaaaaaaaggaagtgaaAGAAgtgaaagagtaaaaaaaaaaaaaaaaaaaaaaaagccaagaaAAAGGAGACGTAAACCGCGGCACGTATTTAAGCCGGTAGCTAAAACgcggagaggaagaaaaagaggaaacgcaggagaaggaggaggaggaggaggaggaggtgggaGAGGAAGAAAACGGACACCCGCGGCAAGTTTCGCGAGTACGCGGtaaaataatgtatatatagtcGGGTGTATAGTTTTGTATGTACCCGAGTTAAGTAGAGTAGAGGATTTTTCGTAAAGCCAAAGTCCATAACTCATACCCCATTAAGAGAGCTCAAACTGCAGCCTTACCAGCTACTTTGATACAGCGACTCTGCCATCAAAGACATTCCAA
Proteins encoded in this window:
- the LOC105689333 gene encoding discoidin domain-containing receptor 2-like, whose translation is MTTVLLPCKITGFKIMDDMRMKMIILLLCLLCSCGGRAVDTSQCIAPLGMESGTIPDLDITASSSFESGNVGPHRGRLRQENHGGAWCPKQQITTEPREWLEIDLHTVHMITATATQGRFGNGQGVEFAEGYLLDYWRPKLGKWVRYRDVKGEEVIEGNTNTYLESKRDLEPPLWASKIRFLPYSYHRRTVCMRVEIYGCPWNDGIVSYSMPQGDKRGNWEFFDATYDGHWDGVQLLRGLGQLTDGRTGPDNYKMAYYDSDRGQGWVGWRNDTRAGHPVEIKFEFDQVREFSAVHIFCNNQFTKEIQVFAEVNVLFSFGGKYYTGDPIVWTSMEDRIFETSRNITIKLHHRIGKFAKLRFTFAAKWMMISEITFDSDIAHGNFTPETPPSTQATYSKDRGNSARDTPLQAEVPVSTAKQDDPTYMAVIIGVLTAVILLLAVAIFLIVSRHRQRKNFASPLGAKGAIPSGNHQHLSPESAYGTTEKDPSLMTYRVEELDDRYAGAKLTTLPRDLNDRLLGDVRLDEYQEPFHDKYREPPHAAYYGYSTVVIDNKDLHDNVEHSDATYDYAVPMPVPSVSSDQDSVFSKSSSRGSAKACLQSFFPPPPPPMCAPPPRGSNNLTYSSPPSPEPISERERRGSKRREHSLHRYA